catctTTGGACTTTTAGATACTATTGGaatggtattttttcttttctaagcagGGAAAATGATGTTATAAAAGCATTTTTCTGTTACATGTTTGCATTCCTCCGCATACTCTGGTGTTTTAAAAATgcgaaaaatatatatacatttttttgtacaaaaacttaaaagattaaaaaaaaatggcctaGTCATTTGTGTGGAAGAAGCCTGTAACATACACTGGAATGATGGATTAAGAGACAACTGAGACCAATTTTCATCCTTTtactgaggaggaaaaaaaatatttaatatttttgttgtatAAGGAATAGCGCCCAAGGCAGGTCCTTCTACTCCTGACCTCAGCCCCATGCGCTCCTGCTTTATAAAGCTATAGGACAGAGCAGAgttggaatggaaaaaaaagtagAGTAGAAGACAACAAATTGGAAGGGAGCAGGGGGTGCAGAAAGAATGACAGCCACATGTGTACCCAATACTTTCAGTTCCTGCAGCAAATCAGGATGGCAACCCAGTCCCTACACTGGCCAGTGAGGATGCAGGAGAAAATGTTCAACACTAAAGGAGTGACAACAGAAGTCTGGGCCACAGCTACAGCCGGGAGGAGCCAGAGGGAAGAGGACCAGGTTTTGCTTgtgtcacacagctagaaaattCCCCCGCCACCACTGCCGAGGCACACCTACAGTCCACCCATTTTCTTGTCTCACCACACTGTacatccctcctcctcctggagaATTCAGACACTGCTAGACACTCCACTCCGGGATAAGGCCGAGCAGTCCTAGTTCTCTAGACTGCCTCTTTTCACAAAGATTGGATTAGGGTAGGTGAGAAttgtgaagattttaaaaataaaacccagagaAACGTCAAAGCTGCCACCATGTAGCACCAGCAACCAGTTCTTGCACGGTTCTTCCCTGTCTCGATCCCCTCCTGCAGAAGACAGCACAGCTCTGTCTTCCTCGTGGAGTCTCTGCTGGCACCAGGTTATAACCTGGACGGTGGGGAGTGTCTGCCTTAGGCTAGTTTGTGCAAGAGGGCCACCTTAGGTCTCCTTGAGGACATTTATCTTAGCACAGATCTTGAGGGCAGGACCCAGCTTGATGTTCATGGCACTCATGAGATGTTCCTCTTTAAGTAATAAGAGGGCCTGTCCATCAATCTCCTGGGAACGAAACTCCTCTGCAATCTCTTGGCAACCTAGGAGGAAACGGTGGGGTATGTATGAGAAGCTACATGGTAGCACCAAAAGTACTTGTCCTAAATCCAGTGATACAGTGGCCCGAGAtggcaagacatggaagcaaaatgAAACcagagcaacttttttttttttaagccaagatAAAAGAACTAAGGTGTTCCACCAACTAAACTGTTCAATTCAGATAActtgaggaagagaagagagagagcaaAATATAGTGTTTTGACACTGGCAAGAAAATCAGCTTTCATGCCATCTTTAAGGGCCCAAAATTCAGACAAAATAGCAAGGAGGGTAGGATGGTTTTCCTTTCTGGAGAAAACTACCCCTTGTCaagtgcatgcatatatatatgttcagtccCATCtgtccccatggaccatagcccaccagggtcctctgtccatgggattctccaggcaagaatagtggagtgcatTGCCTCTGGTTCTCTGGGGGACCTTCATCATACCATACTTAAGCCTCTACGTTTCCATTTACAAAGCCCTGTGGGATGGCCTCACAAAAACCATAGGAAAGCAATACAGATGACCCAGGTTCTGGTGGACAGGCCCTTGATACCTTGTAGAGAAGCAATGAACTCATAGACCTCCTCTACGCTCCAGCGGCTAGGATTACTGGATAGGAACACAGGGTTGATGCCATGTAATTCTGgggtgggtggagctgtgttgGGATTCCCCAGGTCACGTTCTCCATGCCCTGCTCTCACGGATAAAGGCCCGGGAGATGTTGGAGAGAGTGCTTCATCGTAACTGGAATTATCTGAACCCCGGCTAGAGTCCTCTTGACCCTACAGGAAAAACAGTGAGGTCATAAGTAAGCGTCATGaggtctccctctctcccccgaCCCTGGGTTTGAGGCACAGAGAAAAAACTAATCCCAGCACAAGTAAAGCACTCTGTACTTAATGTGCAAATGCCCGAAGTCACGAGTCTGCTCTCAAGTGCCCTTCAAGTGTGAACTGTGTCCCTCTCTTGGTTCCCTCTTCTGCCAACAACTCCCCTAGATTTTTCCTCCTCTAACAAGGCATAAGGATTAACAGAAACAACAGGTAAATCAGATGAGAAGAGACAAAAAGATCAGGATTTCGGAATCTGGAGTGATGTGATCCACGTGAAACCAGAGTTCTGGTCTCACACTTTTTTCCCAGGGGAAAGGAGCTGCCCTGCGGGAGAGCAGAAGGAAACGCCCAGTTTGCAGCATCACGCCCCACACTGGTGGCTCACTCGGTGGCGCTTGCCCTGGATCTTGGCACGGGCGATGTCCGAGGAGCCACGGCGGGGTCCGCGCCGGCGAACACGGGCGTAGTTGGCTTCctgaaattctttcatttttttcctcttcagccGGAATTGGTGGCTACAGCTCACATTATACCTGTGGGTCAGGGAACGTACAGGAGGTCAGGGGTTCTGCTATGCAAAATCGCCTTTCTCCCCTGCTCTACATGTGAACTAGGATTTTAGGGACCAATTTGGGGAAGAGAATGAAGGCGGAGACGTTATCTCGAGCAGATCCTGGGCAAGGGGTGTCCGAGGAAGAAGGGTGAGACGGGGGTCTACTGTACCTCTTAGCGCAAGTCATGGAGCAGAATCTCTTGGAGCCGCGGAACTGCTCGGCGGGGGCGTACTTCCCACAGTACTCGCACTTCAGGAGGTTTGCCTTCTTATCTAGCTCTGAAAACAAGGCAGGGCTGCATGGCTTCCTGCTGCCACTCAGGCCACCCTCAGGCCCAGTGCTGGACTCTAATTACTCTCAGCGTTCCCCCCAAAGACCTACTCAGCCTAACTGAGAATCCCGAAAACAAAGTTCAAAATCCAAAACCATAAAGACCTGTCCCTCGAGACGTCACAGTCTTCCTAACCTTAAGCCAGATGATCTCCACTTTAAGTGACTAATTTCTTCATAATTCGTAGTCTCAGATTTGACTGCACTTTTCCACAGGAGAGAGGAACTAATTACTAAGGCCTGGAAAGATACGCGAtttcttcctcccccacccccacccccccacacagaCACAGAAGTTTTCAAAAGCAGGGGAGGGGAAATGTAAACAAGACTCCTTAACATATATTACAGGATCTAAAATAAGGAGAACTGGAAATTAAGAAACAGCCTATTTCAGATTATCCTTTGAAAAATATATCCTTATAGTAAATAATCCAACAGATCAGCTTGATAAAATTCCCCTTAACCCTATGGAACAACTTCAGTGTAATTCGACGTATTCTGATGTAGATGGACTTCATATAATTCCAACTTGAAAGAGTTAATTCCTATTTTACGCTAAGTCCTCAAACACATCTCCAGCAGCCTCATCCCTAGATGGGTCTCTAAATGAATACTCACCAGCAGATGGGCTGTCCCCACCCAAGGGACCACCTGACTGATTCTCATTCAGTCCTGTGGTGAGGCCAGTCTGCAGGGGCTTCTCAGACTCTTTCAATAACTGAGAACAACCCACCTGTTCCAGAAAAAGGTGAATTACATTAGTCTCACTCCTTTCTACAGCTTTCCCCACCACTTCTCTCCACCAAGTCTTTGCCTCGATCTCAGAGTTAATGGCCAAGTCCGACGCAGACAGAACCATTTTCAATATGGCAATCTAGAGTCTCTTAACTGGATCTTTTCAGATTAGCCGCTGGAGAAGGGGCTCCTACCCCAGCTCCCTATTTTGTCCTTTTCCTTCCTAAACTGCAGGGACCACACTTGGAAACAAGAGACCTGTGTTCTAAGTCCTGGCTCTGCAACTCATGGTATCCAGAAAAGTCTCTCAACTTCTCCACAATTTTGTTCACTATGAAAACAACCTaattagagacttccctggtggtctagtagttgagcctccaagctcccaatgcaggaggcccaggtttagtccctggtcagggaactaggatcccaagTGCTGTACAATGCCCGAATGCTGTACAAAGGGgcccaaaaacaaacaaagaccCACCATGACAGCCTTAAAGgtcacttttttcctttgcttctcctcTCCCCACTATTTTCAGTTCCTGGTCTACAtagtctttcttcttcttttcccttccttcttcaaaGCTAATCCTACAAACAACAGAACTGAACCGTTCTGTAATAATTAAATAGTTCTGAGCCTTCTGAGTCTCTGGAGTTTGAAAAGACAGCCCACCAGACCAAGTCCCCACGTGAAAACCCCACCTTCTGGCCCTGCCCTCACCGGGAAAggctctgctccttcctggatAACGAAGCCTTCAATGATGTGGGTGAGGATCTGGGGCTTCACAATGGCCTGGGGGGGCTTGGAGTCACCCATCTGTCTGGACACCATGGCCAGCGAAGGAGGGGGCACTGATGGGGCGGGAGCCAAAGCTACAATGTCACTGCTCAGGGTGTTAGCATTCGTGCTGGTCACTGGCTCAGCTTTCTCTAGAAAATAAACACGAGATTAAGGAATGGGGAGAGGATGACCTAAGAGATCCAACGATGAGCCAAGCCAGCCTGATCCTCCCCAGTAACACATGTTCCTCTCTGATCAGTCATCCTGGCTTCCCTGTGTCCAGCTCTCCTCCACCAAATTCAGGCCCACATTCTAATGAATCAGACTAAACTCTTAGCTCACTCAGAGCTTTCATCTCATTTCTGTGCACTCAGCAGTCCTGCAGAAGTCCATTCCTCACCTCCAAGACCGCCCTTCTCCTCCATGGCCTTCGGGCTCTCTACCACTGGAGATGTCTTCGCAGGAATCATTGAACTCAGTGTGGAGACGTCATCTCGCTCCTCCTCAGACTCAGCCTTGCGCTTTACAGCCAGTGTCTGGGGTTTGCCCTATAAAGTGAAGAATAGGAAGGAAAACAAGATTTATGAGCAAAGGATAATGAGGAAACGCAATTACTCCCACACTGTCCAAGAAAATTTTCTTAGTTCTAGATTCCCCAGTGTGTGTATGTCCCATGGTACAGTAAAATTTCTGGTTATTACCAACAAGTGTAATTTCTACATCAAGACAAAAGAACATACAACATTATTTAGTCCTGACCTAgacctggagacctgggttcatcacAGCCCAACCAAGAATTGTTTTTTCAAAAATTGATTTTGGTGGTTAAAGCTGTATCTTAATATAACTTAGTATAGATCCAAAAATACAGAATTTCATGTAGGAGTACAAGATTCAGGTATTATATACGTTGATGTCTCTTCTCTTATGAAAGACTGAATGAATACACACCAGGATCTTAACCTTCCATTAAACTCTCTTACAAAAGAAGCACTAATATCCTAACGTTCTCAACCCTTTATTCCCTTCAGAAATTAAGCTCAGGTCCTCTTGAGAATGACATGCGCTCACAATCACGGGGCAACACTCACCGGCAGGTGCACAGACTGCATGTAGAAGGCGGCAGGGACCTGCGCGACCACCGGTGAGGAGGTGGTTGCCCCTCCCTTCACCACATGCGCCGTCCCCTGCACGGGGGCCAGGGTCATCCCTGAGGCCAACGTGGGCGGGCACTCCTGCAGCGCACCCGGGGCCTGGGATGAAGGCGGCGAGGAGGCCAAGTGGGCCTGGCCCGGCGGCACTGTGCCTGGCATCCCCCGGGAAGTGGGGACGGCAGCTGCCAGCTGGGCCAGCCCCAAAGCCTGGGCCTGGGCTGTACCCGGCTGCCGGGTGCCCACCACCTGCACAGggatgtggggtgggggctgctgggCGGCAGACATCTTGGCAGCCCCTAGCTGAGGGGGCTTGAGAGGGGCTGCCGGCGGTTTGGACTGGATGGGGATGGGGGGCTTGGGGGCGGGGTCTGGCGGCAGGGACAGGGGTGAAGACTGCAGCATGGGCTGGACAACCAGGGTCTGGGCTGGCTGCTGGGACGGGGACGGCGGAACCGGCTGGGTCGGGGGACCCGGCGGAGGCTGCGGGGCAGTGAGGGTGGTggcctgctgttgctgctgctgctgctgctgctgctgggccagCTGGAGGTGCGTGGCCGTGTGTAGAAGCTGGGACTGGCGGTGCGGGaactgctgctggtggtggatAGCGATCTGCTGCTGGATCACCACCTGCTTCTGCTGGAGgtggatctgctgctgctgctgaatcaGGGAGTGGGGCTGGATCTGCGTGTAGGTAGCTGCAGGAACGAGCCCCCAGAGGCACAAAGGGAAGGGAGAGCAGACGTGAGCATCATCATCAAAGGTGCCAGTCAAAGCAGCCTTCCATGGTGTACATAGTTGTAGACTCAAACTACGAATGGAAAGCGAGCTGGAGGGGCCTGACAGGCTGCCTGGTTTACACTCTTTCCTCTGAGTCGGACGTTAACAACCATCTCAAGCCGTAAAGCTGTCAGAGAAAGACCACCTTTGCTCAAGCATGTAACAGTCCTCAGTAATTTCTTGCATTTatctaactcttttttttttttctctttacttaaATCCTGTTACTTGGCACTTAGCAAGGACAATGGCGGGCCCAATCTCATATTCATGATTAGATTCTGCTCCTCAAGCACAAAGTCCACATTTCATTCGTTTTTGCATCCCAAGAACTCAGCCCAGGGCCTGATACACGAGAAACACTTAACAGGTTGTCACTGAAAGACTAAATATCCATAGAGGTAAAGATACCAACATCTTCCCATGATTGCCTCGGGTCTCCATGATTCATCAGTTTAGGTCACCACCCATGAGAAATTTTAAGAGTCAGCCACTGTGGGCTCAGACATGACCCAGTTCCCTCCACTGTAAACTGGAGATGTGATCTCCCCTGCTTCACACCCTACCAGAGTGCCCAGAGACTATATGTGACATGAAAGCACTTTGGTATTACAAGTGCCATAGTTTGTAAAGTGCCATACTAGGTGTTAGTAAAACAACTGatagtagtgaagtcgctcagtcgtgtccgactctttgcgaccccatggactgtagcctaccaggctcctctgtccatgggattttccaggcaatagtcctggagtggattgccatttccttctccaggggatcttcccaatccagggctcaaaccgaggtctcccacattgtagacagacgctttaccgtctgagccacagggaagtccaaactttttttttaagtcattcagtcatatatgactctttgcgaccccatggactacataaagtccatggaattctccaagtcagaatactggagtgggtagcctttcccttctccaggggaccttcccaacccagggattgagcccaggtctcccacactgcaggcagattctttacaaatttGGGGAGTACATTATTCAAACACACAACACTTAAAGTACTAGAAacaaggaagcaaaaataaacactacCAGATAGGGTACACACATCTAACTCTATCCACAGCCTAAAAGCAAGCACTACCCTgggttattactattattttttttaatccttaccatccttgagtgagtgagtgaagtcgctcagtcgtctccgactctttgcgaccccagggactgcagcctaccaggctcctctgtccatgggattttccaggcaatagtactggagtggattgccatttccttctccaggggatcttcccaacccagggactgaacccgggtctccggcattgtagacagacgctttaccgtctgagccaccagggaagtccttaccaTCATAAAGATGATCACAAGTTGGACCATATTTAAGCAGGGCTCTATCTGCTTACCCTAAGCACTCGAAGGCACAGTCTTTGCTCTACACTGCCAACTGACCAACAGTAAATGTGTGAGGAGAGAAGTCATCCCTTATGATACATTGCAAGCTCCATAAGCAGAAGAGTCTGTTTTTCAATGATGTATTCCAGTACGATCCCTAGAATACAGCAAGCTATTCAAAAAGAACTGAGTgggaacttccccggtggtctagGTGTTAAgattccaccttccaatgcaggggacaggggtctgATCCTTgatggggaactaatatcccacatgcctgggaCAATTAAgactgcaccacaactagagaagccggtgcacagcagtgaagaaccAAATGCTACAACGAAGACTGTAGCGCTTAGTtgtatgctacaactaagacgcAGAacaaccaaatttaaaaaaaagaaagaaaagaccctaGTGAATGAACGCGTAGAGGGAGTAAATTGAAGAAGTCAGGACCTAAGAAGGAGACAAGGCAACTTGTAAACTGACTGCTGCCTGGCAGAGACAGACAGGATCCCTCTCTGCTACCTGTCATCCTGTCTCCTGGACTAATACAAACAAGGTTTATGTGATTCTTCCCTTCCACTGTTTCAGGACCAAAACGAGCAAGGGCAAAGACACGTACCCTGCAGACTTCAAGCCAGCCCTGAGGGAATAAAAACATTATGGGAGACAGAGTACCTGAGCTAATGAGGGTCTGGCTGGGAGCAGGAGTGGCGGTCCGGGTGAGGTTCATGCCCACGCTCTGCTGACCGGTCCCGTCTGCTTCTGCTTTCTTGGCTGCTGCGCTTTCGGCTTCTGTCTGGCTGCCCTGACTCACAGTCACGGCCTGGGCTGCAGGCAAGGGCTGCACCACTCCGGTGCCCTTCCTGGGGCAGCTCCCACCACCACCCATTCCTGAGGAAGGCAACTGCCCCAATCCCCCAGGAGcctggccacctcctccaggacccATGGACCCTGGGATGTTAGTCCCACTGCCTCCACCAGCTTGACTAAGGTTGAGGGACTGGCCTGAGGCCCCAGAGGAAGCCTGAGCCACCGCAAGGGCCTGGCTAGAGGCCTGGGAGAGGCTGGAGACAGAGGAGGCCCCAGGAGGGATGGCCTTCTGAGCAGAGCCTTGCATTTGGGGTCCTTGGGCGGAGGCCTGCTGGTTCCTGACGGCCAAGTTCTGCACCTGAAAGATATGAAGCAAAAGGCAGATTGAGAAACCGGGGGAGCAAGGGCCACTAAAGCAAAAGACTACTGAGTCAGAAGCAGTGACGACAGCTACAGATACTCCACGGCCCCCCTCAGCTGTACCCTCACCTGTACAAACACAGAGAAGGCCTTCCCAGAGAGGAGCTCtcaagtcatatctgattctcaGTCTCCTTCATTGTGTATAAAATCTGTCATCAAGTTTGGTAATTTTATTCCTTCCAAATGTCTCAgactttccctttcttccccattaattcattcaacatctACCAACTACCAACTATGCTGCAGGTACCGCACTGGATATTGGGAATGCAGAGATGAAAGACACAAGCCCCTGCTTTTAATGAGTACTTTCTACTCGAGAAGACAAGAAAACCAAGTTACGCCATGCACAGATATGCACCCAGTGCTAGGGGAGTGCAGAGGAGGAACAGTAGTAACTCAGACAAAGCGCATGAGGGAAGACATTCTAACACAGGCGATGTCTGAGCTGAAAACCAACAGGGTGTGAAGACACAGGTAACAACAGTGCAGGACCACCAAGCCAAGAAAGAGCACCGTGTTTTTGGAAATAATAAGTATTTCATTAAGCTTGGGGCAGGCTGGAGGGAGTGGCAAGAAATGAAGCTGGGCAGGTAGGTGAAGGCTAGAAAGAGGCCAGATCTTGAAGGGCTTGGaatgttaaaatgataaattccCAGCAcagagcacagtgcctgacagacTGCAACTAGTCCAGTGTATCAATGGAGAGAAGGGATGACAAGCTCTTAATAAATCACAGGAAGTCACTGAAgaatattcatcagaaagacCACGATCAACTCTATCGTCGAAACCATTCTTTGagtgcagccactctggaaaacagctgGCATTTTGTCCTAAAGTTGAAATAGTCACACATGCTCTAACCCAGGAGCCCCACAAGAGAAGTGCATGTGTAAGAACGGTCACAGCAGCACTAGTCATCCTAACAAAAGCCTAAAAACCAACCAAATGGCCACTGCCAGAATAAGAGAATGGATGAACTGTAgtatattcacacaatggaatattacacggAAATCAAAACCAAGTACAATGGCACATGCAACAATACAGATGGAGTCTGACAATAAGTCGTTTAATGAAGGCATTCCCCAAAGGATTATACACAATGTAAGTACCTTACAGATTTAAATACAgatttatatttgttatatatatatatatatatatatatatatatatatatatatatatctccacatgGTATCTGGAACTTGCTTCTAAATAATCCACAGATGAAGGGAAAGGGCCTGGAGAAATTGACCACATGTCAATAAATGCTAAAGTTGGATGGTTAAGCACTTACAGATCcgtatttctttctgtttttgtatctGTTTGAAATGTTCcatattaaaaagaacatttcagaaaTATAGTAAAGGCAGTAAAGCTATACAAAAAGGGTTACAGGGAAGAATGAATCAGAATGAAAGTCACCATGGatgagcaggggcaggcagggGAGCTCCATCTGGAGCTGGGGGTGGCTTATAACATGATTAAAACTTACagagtaaatgttttaaaaagtggacCATGAATGAACCATTGATGAGAGGATGCCATGAGCCAAGGATTATTATGATTCATCAAATTCTATAGGCCAGAGGTATAATTAAAAATGTTAGGGAAGTTTGTgagagaatgaatatatgtatgtgaatgcctgagtccctctgctgctcACCTGGAATTATCACAACAAATGTTAATAGGCTGTACTCcgatacaaaatataaaaatttttttaaagtaacaatgcatattttcttattaaaaaaacttATCCTGATAGCAATATGGGAGAGGATTAGAGGCAGAAGCAAATAAGGCTGAAATTAAGAGGCCAGTTAGGAAACTAATAGAGTAATTcaggtgaaaaataaaaagaacccaAATTCAGATAACAGTAATAAAGTAGAGGAATAATAGCTTTTGGGAGAGATTTACAAAAATCATCAGGACTGGGTACTGGGCCACTTACATATTACCTGGCAATCATGAAGATTCTTCCTAACAGCTTCCTTCCCGTTATAGCTATTTAAAACTTTCCTCCTCTCCGTTACCTCTGAACCACTTCCTTTCCCCTCTCACTGTTCACTCCCAGAAATGATAACACCACCTCTGGTCCCACCGCAAACCTGGCCTTATACCTCCGTCAGCCCCCATCATTCTCCCCTCACCCCAGCcgccttctctccttcctcctatCAAAGGCTCACTAGGCTCAGGATCTCATTCCCTCCTCCTCAATTGTTTCCTATCCCTTCATTCACCTCTCCTCTGCTGGCTCCCTCCCACCGCCAAGCCTGAACCCCTTCCCCAGGCCCAGCTTCACCCTCCTCTCCTGTTCCTACATTCAAGGCTGAGGAATGTCGCCTGTCTGATCACAAAGAGAGCCAAACTCAAACACTCACTGTGTCCAGGCACTGTTCAAACACTTACACACATCAACTCACTGAGTCCTCACAACATGCCCTGGGACAAGTATTTTATAACAGCTATTTAATAGACAAAGAAATTGTGGCAAGAAGATGCTGGGCCATTTGCAGAGGTCACAGTAAGTCACAGAATTGGAATTGACCCTAACGAAGATTCACACTTTCAACCACTACTCTGTCCGTCCACAGACCAACACACAAACATCTGATGAATAGATTATAAGTGAAAGAACTGCTATGGAAGCAGGTTCTGCCTCATCCTGACCCCACCACTCCTACTGTAGTCTAAACCAAAGGCCGTATCTGTAACTGACCCCAACAGTTTCTCAGCAggttccttcatttctcttccttctccaggcacaGGCCCCAAAATCAGTCTTTCTCAAGTAGTTTCCTGACCCTCTTAATCTGCTGTTCAAGTCAGCAGTGCCACTGCTACCTACGAAGTCACGTGGCTTTCAGATTTGTCCTTAACAATGCCCTTTCCTGCCACAGGCTTGTCTCCACTTTATTCACTCATCTCCAACTCACAGTCACATAGCTGAGTAGTCAGGCTTTGACACATGCTATTCTCTCTCTCTAGTGTTCATGCTACTCCAAATCAAATGCCACCCATCCTTTCAGAATCTGCTCAAGTTCACTGAAATGCAGAGCTCAATGTTTACTTGCTGACTGATAAAaactagaagaatgaaagaaGTACCATGAGACTCCAGTTTGTATGCCACGCAAAAGAAGCTAAAACATtgctctctatatatatatattttttctgtttgcgATAAGGCACAGAAAACACACTGGTGAGGAAGATTATACTGGGAACACCTTTGAGCGAAACAGGCTGCTGAAGGTTGAAAGCTATAGTAACTCATAGAGAAGAAATCAAGTGTTCTGCCAGCAACTCAGCTTGATGTCTGTCTAACCAGGATTCCCTCTACCATCCCTTATCTTCCAGAGAGTACTGCAAGGACAGGGAACTAGGACTTCCTGAATAAAACTGAGCTACGGAGGGCTAAAAGGAGGGCAGCG
This region of Ovis canadensis isolate MfBH-ARS-UI-01 breed Bighorn chromosome 3, ARS-UI_OviCan_v2, whole genome shotgun sequence genomic DNA includes:
- the PHC1 gene encoding polyhomeotic-like protein 1 isoform X2; the protein is METESEQNSNSTNGSSGSGGSSRPQIAQMSLYERQAVQALQALQRQPNAAQYFHQFMLQQQLSNAQLHSLAAVQQATIAASRQASSPNTSTAQQQTTTTQASINLATTSAAQLISRSQSVSSPSATTLTQSVLLGNTTSPPLNQSQAQMYLRVNRTLGRNVPLASQLILMPNGAVAAVQQEAPSAQSPGVHTDADQVQNLAVRNQQASAQGPQMQGSAQKAIPPGASSVSSLSQASSQALAVAQASSGASGQSLNLSQAGGGSGTNIPGSMGPGGGGQAPGGLGQLPSSGMGGGGSCPRKGTGVVQPLPAAQAVTVSQGSQTEAESAAAKKAEADGTGQQSVGMNLTRTATPAPSQTLISSATYTQIQPHSLIQQQQQIHLQQKQVVIQQQIAIHHQQQFPHRQSQLLHTATHLQLAQQQQQQQQQQQATTLTAPQPPPGPPTQPVPPSPSQQPAQTLVVQPMLQSSPLSLPPDPAPKPPIPIQSKPPAAPLKPPQLGAAKMSAAQQPPPHIPVQVVGTRQPGTAQAQALGLAQLAAAVPTSRGMPGTVPPGQAHLASSPPSSQAPGALQECPPTLASGMTLAPVQGTAHVVKGGATTSSPVVAQVPAAFYMQSVHLPGKPQTLAVKRKAESEEERDDVSTLSSMIPAKTSPVVESPKAMEEKGGLGEKAEPVTSTNANTLSSDIVALAPAPSVPPPSLAMVSRQMGDSKPPQAIVKPQILTHIIEGFVIQEGAEPFPVGCSQLLKESEKPLQTGLTTGLNENQSGGPLGGDSPSAELDKKANLLKCEYCGKYAPAEQFRGSKRFCSMTCAKRYNVSCSHQFRLKRKKMKEFQEANYARVRRRGPRRGSSDIARAKIQGKRHRGQEDSSRGSDNSSYDEALSPTSPGPLSVRAGHGERDLGNPNTAPPTPELHGINPVFLSSNPSRWSVEEVYEFIASLQGCQEIAEEFRSQEIDGQALLLLKEEHLMSAMNIKLGPALKICAKINVLKET
- the PHC1 gene encoding polyhomeotic-like protein 1 isoform X1, whose protein sequence is METESEQNSNSTNGSSGSGGSSRPQIAQMSLYERQAVQALQALQRQPNAAQYFHQFMLQQQLSNAQLHSLAAVQQATIAASRQASSPNTSTAQQQTTTTQASINLATTSAAQLISRSQSVSSPSATTLTQSVLLGNTTSPPLNQSQAQMYLRPQLGNLLQVNRTLGRNVPLASQLILMPNGAVAAVQQEAPSAQSPGVHTDADQVQNLAVRNQQASAQGPQMQGSAQKAIPPGASSVSSLSQASSQALAVAQASSGASGQSLNLSQAGGGSGTNIPGSMGPGGGGQAPGGLGQLPSSGMGGGGSCPRKGTGVVQPLPAAQAVTVSQGSQTEAESAAAKKAEADGTGQQSVGMNLTRTATPAPSQTLISSATYTQIQPHSLIQQQQQIHLQQKQVVIQQQIAIHHQQQFPHRQSQLLHTATHLQLAQQQQQQQQQQQATTLTAPQPPPGPPTQPVPPSPSQQPAQTLVVQPMLQSSPLSLPPDPAPKPPIPIQSKPPAAPLKPPQLGAAKMSAAQQPPPHIPVQVVGTRQPGTAQAQALGLAQLAAAVPTSRGMPGTVPPGQAHLASSPPSSQAPGALQECPPTLASGMTLAPVQGTAHVVKGGATTSSPVVAQVPAAFYMQSVHLPGKPQTLAVKRKAESEEERDDVSTLSSMIPAKTSPVVESPKAMEEKGGLGEKAEPVTSTNANTLSSDIVALAPAPSVPPPSLAMVSRQMGDSKPPQAIVKPQILTHIIEGFVIQEGAEPFPVGCSQLLKESEKPLQTGLTTGLNENQSGGPLGGDSPSAELDKKANLLKCEYCGKYAPAEQFRGSKRFCSMTCAKRYNVSCSHQFRLKRKKMKEFQEANYARVRRRGPRRGSSDIARAKIQGKRHRGQEDSSRGSDNSSYDEALSPTSPGPLSVRAGHGERDLGNPNTAPPTPELHGINPVFLSSNPSRWSVEEVYEFIASLQGCQEIAEEFRSQEIDGQALLLLKEEHLMSAMNIKLGPALKICAKINVLKET